In Bradyrhizobium sp. 200, the sequence CGGCCATGTCGGGCAATGTCTGCCGATGCGGCACCTATCACCGCATCCGCGCTGCGATCAAGCACGCTGCAGGAGTTTGAGATCATGGATGAGCTTGTTCTGAGAGAGCAGATTGCCGATGAAACAGTGATGTCGCGGCGCGCCCTTCTTCAGGGCTCAGGTTTGCTGCTTGGTTTTGCGCTGACCGGTGCAAGTACGGAGTCCGTCTTCGCGGCGCCCGCTTCGCAGGTGAGCGAAAACGAGGTCACGGGTACCTTCGCGCCGAACGGATTTATACGGATCAATCCAACCGGCGCCGTGAACCTGATCATTCCGATGATCGAGATGGGACAGGGGGTTTACACGTCGCTCTCGATGCTTCTCGCTGAAGAACTGGAAGTGAAGCTTGACCAGATTCAGGCTCAGCATGCGCCGCCAAATCATGCGCTTTACGTCAACTCGATCATAGGCATTCAAAATACTGGTGGTTCCGCCTCTGTCCGGGCCTTCTGGACGCCGCTGCGTCAGGCGGGGGCAGTAGGTCGTAATCTGCTGATTGCGGCAGCCGCAAAGCGCTGGAATGTCGATCCAGTGACTTGCCGCGCCAAGGACGGCGTCGTGCTCGATACGTCAGGCTCGAAGCATCTGAGCTACGGTGAACTCGCGAAGGCCGCGGCGAAATTGCCTGTGCCGCCTGCGGCAAACGTCAAATTGAAGGATCCGAAGGATTTCACCCTGATCGGCACGCGTGCCAAGCGCGTGGATTCCCCGATCAAGGTCGATGGGCGCGCGCTCTACGGCATCGATACGCGACTGCCCGGAATGAAGGTTGCGGCGGTTGCTATTTCGCCGTGCTCGGCGGCAAAGCGAAAACGGTGGACGAGAAGGCCGCGCTGGCGGTAAAGGGCGTCCGGCAGTTGGTCAATATCGATGAAGCTGTTGTCGTGGTGGCCGATCACACGGGTGCGGCGAAGAAGGGGCTCGAGGCCGCCGCCATCACGTGGGACGACGGGCCGAACGGCAAGGTCAGCAACGCCGATATCGTCAAGCAATTGGAGGAGGAATCCAAAAAGCCGGGCGTTGTTGCCCGTAACGTCGGTGATGTGGAGAAGGCACTTGCGGAGGCAGCGCAACGGGTTGACGTCATCTATCAAGTGCCCTTCCTGGCCCATGCGGCGATGGAGCCGATGAACTGCACCGTTCATCTGCAGAAGGATCGTTGCGACATTTGGGTCGGGACACAGGCGCCTACGATCACGCAGTCTCAGGTGGCCGAACTCACCGGCCTGCCAAAGGATGCGATCAAAATTCACAATCATCTGATTGGCGGTGGCTTCGGCCGAAGGCTGGAACCTGATGGCACGATCCTCGCCGTCAAGATCGCCAAGTACGTCGATGGCCCGGTGAAGGTGATCTGGAGCCGGGAGGAAGACATCCAGCACGATATGTATCGGCCGTACTATC encodes:
- a CDS encoding molybdopterin cofactor-binding domain-containing protein, translated to MDELVLREQIADETVMSRRALLQGSGLLLGFALTGASTESVFAAPASQVSENEVTGTFAPNGFIRINPTGAVNLIIPMIEMGQGVYTSLSMLLAEELEVKLDQIQAQHAPPNHALYVNSIIGIQNTGGSASVRAFWTPLRQAGAVGRNLLIAAAAKRWNVDPVTCRAKDGVVLDTSGSKHLSYGELAKAAAKLPVPPAANVKLKDPKDFTLIGTRAKRVDSPIKVDGRALYGIDTRLPGMKVAAVAISPCSAAKRKRWTRRPRWR